In a genomic window of Dolichospermum sp. DET69:
- a CDS encoding transposase, with amino-acid sequence MQTLVCDDAPQFKLLTDNIALCWVHEGRHYKKLSPFIACHQTILKDFLDKFWKYYRKLLAYRDSPCQEQADELRSEFWTLFSTESGYQQLDERKRLTLLKISELLLVLEHPELPLHNNPAELAARTMVQHVP; translated from the coding sequence GTGCAAACTCTGGTGTGTGATGATGCTCCCCAATTTAAGTTACTGACTGATAATATTGCTTTGTGTTGGGTGCATGAGGGACGACATTATAAAAAGTTAAGTCCGTTTATTGCTTGTCACCAAACGATTTTAAAAGATTTTCTGGATAAGTTTTGGAAATATTACCGGAAATTATTAGCTTATCGAGATTCTCCTTGTCAGGAGCAAGCTGACGAACTTAGGTCGGAATTTTGGACGCTTTTTTCTACAGAAAGTGGTTATCAACAGTTGGATGAGCGAAAACGATTAACGCTGCTGAAAATTTCCGAGTTGCTTTTAGTATTAGAGCATCCTGAATTGCCTTTGCATAATAATCCGGCGGAGTTAGCTGCTAGGACGATGGTGCAGCACGTACCGTGA
- a CDS encoding primosomal protein gives MAIAKTRTNGNTRHTANGKVSAKTNNTATATKSKAVKASPQQEALALLKELRNLIFKEYGIKLQLRDSRISTKIGHAAREKLGLDIAAQVKKKGGNKKFDWQKWNSKLFPKLFGQPDALKYAPEVVAIFMSMLYDTISKDPEQAIADLVEFNRASLERRNSFQEQEVEELDDLDNELDEDLDEDEDDDDELDEDLDEDDDLDEDDEDDDE, from the coding sequence ATGGCAATCGCCAAAACTCGTACTAACGGCAATACTCGCCATACAGCTAATGGTAAAGTATCAGCAAAAACAAATAACACAGCTACCGCAACTAAATCTAAGGCAGTAAAGGCTTCACCACAACAGGAAGCATTAGCCTTATTGAAGGAATTGCGAAATTTAATCTTCAAAGAGTACGGGATTAAATTACAGTTACGAGACTCCAGAATTTCTACCAAAATCGGTCATGCAGCCCGTGAAAAACTCGGACTTGATATTGCTGCTCAAGTCAAAAAGAAAGGTGGTAATAAAAAGTTCGATTGGCAGAAATGGAACAGCAAATTATTTCCTAAATTGTTTGGACAACCAGATGCCCTCAAATATGCACCAGAAGTAGTTGCTATTTTCATGAGTATGCTGTACGACACAATCAGCAAAGACCCGGAGCAAGCAATAGCTGATTTAGTCGAATTCAACCGGGCATCACTAGAACGTCGCAACTCATTCCAAGAACAAGAAGTGGAAGAACTGGATGATTTAGATAACGAACTTGACGAGGACTTGGACGAAGATGAGGATGATGACGATGAACTCGATGAGGACTTGGATGAAGATGACGATTTAGATGAAGATGATGAGGACGATGACGAGTAA